The genomic DNA CATCATGCAATTTTTAGTGACTGAATTGGACGAAGTGCggtggcggcggcggcggctGCTTTTGACATTGAGGCCAGCCAAAAGACAACAAAGCCCGAAATAAAACCCTTTATTCCTCACCAAAATTAAGCTGGGGTCACTAAAAGTTATTACAGCTTATAAAGGGTAAAAAGGTAGTTACATATCGTGCAAAGAATAATAACCAAGGAGAAATAGTTTTGAAGCTGGCCTCTTTTTAATATAGCTTTTAGATTTTagatattttcaatttgtttgttttttcctgagccaaaatgattgaaaatatatattgaagcaccaaaatctttgcaaaTTTGAGGTTTCTgacaaggatatatatatatatatatatatatatatatattatgagcaTCGCATCTCATTATGAGCATCGCATCTCACCAGTGTCCACCTAGTACTTGCCCACTTCTGTCTGTTCCTTGATAGACACTTTTGTGTAGGGCTTAGGGGGTTTTTCTTTGGGTCATTGGCTGCTCTGGTAAAAACAAATCATTTCTCTGTATTTGAATCTCTATCACTCAgaccctttttaattttaatttttttttattaaattttttcttttgtgattgCTTTGGGTTCCAAATGTGCAGAGATTCATGGGTGTCATTGACATCTACAACGCCTCCTCTCTCTGCTTCATCAAACCCAACACCAGCTTTCAACAACTTGTGGTGCCTCAATCGCAGAGACCCAGTTGCTCAATCGAAGGAAACCGCGGGCGGGTCGTTGCTATGGCCTCCATTGTTCCTCCAATGGAACATGTCAATGAGGGTCAACAGCGCTTGACCGGTGACTCCTTCATTCGACCCCATTTGAGGAAATTATCtccttatcagcccattttgcCTTTCGAGGTACTATAATCCGATCCATTTCATTCTTTTCCTTGTGGGTGAGTAACCCATTTGTGCTTTTTGACAATGGCATCCCACTTTAATTAGGAACCCTTACACTGTCTCTCAATTTAGTTGTATATTTGTTCAAAATCAACTACCAGCTTTGAGTATTATCATGTTCATTGATTACTAATTGAAAAGGATTTATTACTACAGGTTCTCCAAGTTTTCCTTCAACCCAACTGGCTGCTATATAATTGATATTGCAAATGGTTAATGTTTGTTTACTtgccaaaaattgaaaataaaaggCAATCAATTTCATagatgatggtgtttgtttCTATTCGAGATGGGGTTGGTCAATACTGATAATGTTTTTCAAATTGCACGTGACTTTTGTCACTTTGAGTTAACAAAGCCCTGTTATGAGTCACTTGAGTGGAAATCTATGTGAAATAGTAATTTGATGTCCAGATAAATGAATTGGGTTCTTTGTTACAGGTTTTGTCATCGCAGCTCGGAAGGAAGCCTGAGGAAATTATCAAATTAGATGCTAATGAAAACCCTTATGGTCCTCCCCCCGAGGTAACAAAAACGAAattctttgctttttttattttattttattttttattttaaagatgttaaagaaatatttatttagtGTGTAAAGATTTGAAGTCGAAGAATAGTCTGTTGATTGTAGACGCGCTCTGAGTGTTAATACCCCTTTCtgttttaaatagaaaattcagATTGTTTGTAGGTTTTCGAAGCTTTGGGCTCAATCAAGTTCCCATATGTCTATCCAGACCCTGAGAGCCGTCGCTTGCGAGCTGCCCTTGCCAAAGATTCAGGACTTGAATCTGATTATATTCTTGCAGGATGTGGTGCGGATGAgctcattgatttgattatgcGGTTaggatttgaattttgtatctTTATACGTTTCTAAATTAGAATGCCTGTTAGTGTCTATCTCCCTACAGCAGTCAACAGTTCCTAATCTTTTACagattttgttgttatttaatatatGCTGCAGATGTGTGCTTGATCCTGGTGACAAAATTGTGGACTGCCCTCCGACCTTTACAATGTATGAGTTTGATGCTGCAGTTAATGGGGCACTTGTAATAAAAGGTACATAAACTTTATACTTTATTATTGTTTCTTCCACAAGTTTTTGGAGTTTCTAATTCTTTCTTTCATTGATGTAAATTCTTGGGTTTATCTCCAATATTGAGTCCTTAAACATCTGTCATTTCTCTGGCCTgctttgtttttcatttctttgccACATCATATGTGAATAACCTCCTGCAATTTTATGTTATTCTGCAGTTCCAAGGAAGGCAGACTTTAGCTTGAATGTGGAACAAATAACAGATGTTATTGAACGAGAGAAACCCAAATGCATATTTTTAACATCTCCCAATAATCCAGATGGGAGGTAAATCTGTgttgtttcttttcttaatgTATTTTTGGCATAGTTACTTTACATGATTGACTTGATGTCTCTAATGTGTCCTTACCTTACTGCCCAGTAATGAACTAACTATCAAGCACATTCAAGAGAAGGATCACCTCTGAAGGCATATATGTTAAAAGTCAAAGTATCTGCATAGAGCTTTCTTCTAAAACTAGTTAGTCTGAGCTTAGGCTTTGACCCATTCAAGAGCTGTTCATAGTATGGGGTTGGGAGATATGGTTAGATAAACTATTCTTTTAACATCTGGGTTAGTATTGGTGCATGTAGTAGACATCCATTTTTAGACAGAATAAATCAATCTTTAGCTCTCTCAAGGGTTATTAACTGAAGATGCTGACATTGTATTGGGGCATGGAATTTAAGGTTGCTTCTATTATTTACCTCTGGAATGAATTGCAGAGAAGGCCTGATTGTAGAATGTGTAAGGGCCTGGATGGCAGGAGAAAGAGGTCAACAGAGGTGTCCTCTTCTTGTCCTCAAGGGTTGTTAACTGAAGATGCTGACATTGTATTGGGGCATGGAATTTAAGGTTGCTTCTATTATTTACCTCTGTAATGAATTGCAGAGAAGGCCTTATTGTAGAATGTGTAAGGGCCTAGATGGCAGGAGAAAGAGGTTAACAGAGGTGTCCTCTTCTTGTCTCAAGGGTTATTAACTGAAGATGCTGACATTGTATTGGGGCATGGAATTTAAGGTTGCTTCTATTATTTACCTCTGGAATGAATTGCAGAGAAGGCCTGATTGTAGAATGTGTAAGGGCCTGGATGGCAGGAGAAAGAGGTCAACAGAGGTGTCCTCTTCTTGTGTAGACAGAGTTTCAGAATTTGGACTCTATCTTTACTTTAGTGTGGTTTTGTTGGTCTAACGAGCCTGCACACTATATTCATAAAATGTTTGAACTTTATGCATTATTTTCTAGTCACATATTCGGATTGTGATGTTATATTTCGATCCCACTTATGTGCAGTGTAATTGATGATGAAGCTCTTTTGAAAATCCTTGAGCTTCCTATCTTGGTGGTGCTGGATGAAGCATATATTGAGTTTTCAGGAATAGAGTCCAGGATGAAATGGGTGAAGAAGCATGAGAATTTAATTGTTCTTCGGACATTTAGCAAAAGAGCTGGTATGTAAATATTTGTAATGCCTTTTCTTTAGAATCAATTATTTGGGAATTTGCATGTCAGCCTATATGATTCTGTTCTGGTAGCATCGATCTTGTTATTGAATTTCTAATGCAAAGATCTATTATCTTCTATGTTGTGAACTGTTAAATCTTTCTTAAATTTGATCTGAATTAGTTATTATATGCTCTAGGGTTAAGGATAATTAGAAACGTAAGTTGGGATAGAATGAGAGCAGTGACTAAAAAGTCccccaatttaaaaatatttaactgaGAAGAGAAGTCCATAAAATTGTACTACATTCATCTACAGGTGATAGATCTCTTCTTTGCAGTTTCCCAGCATTAAGGTCCTAACTTGTCTTCCggtagacatttttttttttaatttttttttttatactttgtttTTATAAGATCTGCCAGGGGATTTTATAACCCaaagtaaaatttataaaaagggTCAATTTTATCTGTAGACAACATACCTGTTGTTATGCTTTGTTCAATAGATACTTAAAAAGCAAGCTAATCACGATGGAGGAGTATGTTAGTGTCTTTAATAGCACATGACCCAAGATAATCTACTCATGAATACCATTgtgcatttgtttttcttactTGTTTGTTCAATCAAAGCATGGCTGTTTTGCAACAGTCAAATGCCACCAAACTCTAGCTTTAATGGCTACCAGAATTTCTGCCTTCCTGAATTAATCTATGGATTTGTTTGGCTTGTAAAGCACCTCACATCACTGATGTCCAAATCATGTGCAACACCAGAGAAACATATATAGTTGCACACTAACTTACTTTAGGTTCTTGTTTATGATATGTCCTTTGGCTGCCAAtcatatttatcattttttttcttgttataacATTTATTATTTGCTCATAAAATACTACTATACTTATTTTAGAGTATAAGCCAATACAGCAAGAATATCTCGTAATTGCTGTTGTTGTTCGTATGGTATCTCATTTTTTCCTTGTGTATATTTCTGCCTTTTATGTACTGATTTCTGCTGGAAGCAAAACCATTGGCTTATTCTGATACTAATCATGAAGCCAAACAAAGATTAATTGATATGGTAATTGGTGGTTGTTATCAAGGGAATTTATCTTGTATGAGATCACATATGACCTGTGACTCAAACATTGCAAGTTACTAATGACTGAAATTGAGGGGACCCCTTTATCTGCACAGGGTCACCTCTTCTGATAATAGCTATTATTAACTTGGTACTCTCATTGATAGTAGACAAACTTCCTCAGCTTCCTTCAAGGTAATGACCTGGAGGGAAAATGACATTAAGTTTGACCTTTCTCATGTCCTATATAAATGACTCTGAAGATGCTGTTGCTTCACATTAATGCTCATCCATTGCTAATGTGATTTATCTtgtagaattatgtttacttcaAGTACTTAGATGGTAGCTATCTGCTCTTGACACATGTCTATGACCTTATGTGCTACCTCATCCATGATTTCAATACGCATTGTTTGCTGCTGGTTTGGGACCAATATTTTCTTGCtatatataaacatgtatttGGTTATGGATTTTGTGTGACTTAGGACAGGACTTCCAACTTGATTAAGGCAGCCTACAGTTTAGTCCATGGTAGGCGGTTAGGAGGAGTATGTGCTTTTGAAGTTTTAAAGGGTTGAAGAGTATACTTAAGTTGATAATCTGAACTGGGATTAAAAGAACATTTTTTTATGGCTTAAAGGTTGCTAGGCATTCAGTGATATATTGCAGGCATTTATAGATTTGAGGTTGCcaattttaggttttaatgGTGGAAAAGGTTAGGAGAAAACTATTCGAGTTTATAATTTGTAAAGATGCAACTGAGTAATTGGtttagaagaaagaaagacaagctttggtggtGCTATTTTGGGCTGTTAATAGTTAACTGTAAACAGCTCTTATTTCCAGAGCTTTCTAGTAACTTGGGTTGAGTACATGAAAATTGGGGTTCTAAAATTTATAGGATTTACAGAAGTGGAGGATACTaaagaagaggagaaggagATACTATAGACATCTCATTGATGGGTGCTGAAATATTCTCAAAAGTCAGATACTGATCTTTGGTGAATTGGAGTTGTTTCAACAATATTTATAAGCTGCTACCTTCTGGctactcctatatatatatatatatatatatatatatataagtaatgttatatatatcaaaaagtataaaggggcacaaccctaatacacagaaagtatataagagaatGCCTAAAACTAGGGAGAAAATAGAGCAAGGAAATCTGAATAGCTAGTAACTAAATGAGCTAAATAAGCAGATGTCCAAGcgaagagggaaaaaaaagaaataggactTGAGCTACTCCAAAGTCCTCTCAAGATTATCGAAATTCATAttgtttctttccctccatatgCACCCCAAACATTAAAAGTAGGAGATTTGGAAAGAACACATAAAGACCCAGTAATATATAACTTGACCAAAGTAAGAACCATGGGCCTTAACTAGAGCCCATTTCCTGTAAAACAAATGTAGAAGATTTACTAATGTAAAGAAACAAATAAGTAAAACTCAATAATAGCTTGAGTAGCTATGGAGGATCTAAATTAGATCCCATGTCAAAGTTAGACCATAATTTTGAGAAGTTTTTGTATTTAAACATTTCATAACATCTTGTTGCATGCGCAATGTGCTGAGCATGGATCATCATTAGTTGAACTTGTTATGTCTATCTGTATCACCTCTATGAAAGTCACTTGTGACTCATGCTTGAGATTTGAAATGCAGGTACAAACCCTGGAGGACAACTAATTTACCTATTGATGTAACATGTATCATAGATAAAATCATTTCATCAGTGTTAGTTCAATACCCTTTATCTTTAAAAGAACTGTGAGTAACATCAGCAACTTGGGTTCTTTATAGAATGGAAGGAATGATGGTTTATTTTTACTAATGAACTTTTTCCCTTGCACGATTGTGTGAGCTTTGTTGCAAGAATGTACATTTTGAATCGTATAATGTTGCTACATATTCCCGAGAAGGATAGATTTTCTTAACTCATTTATTGTTTGGTCCAGTAATGGGCACCTTGTGATGTAGCATATTTATGTAGTGGGTTttgtgcttcattttttttaatcatattcaTTTTTAGTTGATAGTTGATTTAATTTTCTGGATTTATGCATTTGTATTTGGTATGGGAGGTTAGTCATATCCTCAAATGTTTATCCAATGgtttatttatcatattaaattcattaacttttttttttaaaaaaaaatttggatatgtttttccttcttttctttatgtGAAATGTTCAGAATCTTAAATTGCAAATGAACAATTGGTGCAGGTTTAGCTGGACTTCGTGTTGGATATGGAGCTTTTCCTTTGAGCATCATCGAATATCTTTGGAGAGCAAAGCAACCTTATAATGTTTCAGTTGCTGCTGAAGTATCTGCTTGTGCAGCTTTGGAGAATCCCACATATCTTGaggttaattcttttttattcttattagtattctccattttttttttttgtaagtaaatgATTACCATTGAAAGTGCAAAAGGCGCAACCCAAGCACACAAAgagtataaaagagaaataccTCGCTATAATAAGACAACAAGTTgagaaaatcaggaaaactaagcaaattaagATCTAGGGCAACTGTCCAAAGATGAAgagttttaaagaagaaagactTTAGTTCCACCACAATCCTCTCTCGATTTTCAGACATCTATTATTTTTCCTCCTCTAAAGACACCATAGGCAGGACAGAACCAACTTCTACACAACTGCACATTGATGACTACTGCCATACCCTATCCCACAAGCGAAAAGGTCTATTACTCTTTTAGGCATGACCCAAGCTAACCCAAGACCACTCAAGATagcactccacaaagcataaGTGATCTCACAAtgtagaagaagatgatccacagTGTATTGGGTGAACTTGGTTAAGGGTTGAAGTGACGGGAGAGTTTTGTAAATCGCTGAGGGATTGAAACAAGTCTGGCCAGTATTTGGTGGTGATGGAATACgtcatttctccccaaaacatCTCCCAAGCAAGGACAAAAGAAATTCGTAGTTGACATGATTGTAGGCCTTCTCAATATCCAGCTTGCAAAGCACACATGAAACACCAAATCTGATTCTACTATCCAAGCACTCAATAGCTATAAGAACGTAATCAGGAAATATTTCCCACCCTGACAAACACATTTTAGTGCTTGGAAATAATCTTCTTTACAACCTATCAGCTAGGACTTTGGTAATAATATGCATCAACCACTCACATTTTTGACAGATAAATTAGTACTACTTCCATTCAATGCCATGTCTAATATGAATCTGCATCTCTACCAGAAAGTGAAAGAGGCTTTGGTACAAGAAAGGGTGAGGCTTTTTAATCTTCTCAAGGAAGTGCCATTTCTCAATCCATTTCCAAGCTATTCTAATTTCATTCTTTGTGAGGTTGCATCTGGAATCGATGCTAAGAAACTGAAGGTGCGTAATTTTCTCGCTTATATCATACTTTACCATGTGAAAAGATTTATAGTTCTGAATCCAATATTTGCGTTGTATAGACTAACAGTCATACATTTCTGCGTGTCTTTGTGTGTGTAATCCATTATATAGAGTTAGATTTGATTGGTTGGTGCAGTTGTCAAGataattcctttctttttctttatttttatttttatttttatttttggagacAATACTATATTCAATTTTGTTTGTGACAGGGCAATGTTTGTGTCCTTCACTTTATGTTGCTATTTAGTTTGCAAAATAATTTCGGATGAAGTTTTCTACTCAAAATTATGATCGATATGGGCCTGCTAGGAAAATGGACTAAAATGTAGATAATGGGGATTGAGATCTGGTTATTTCACCGGGTGCAAAATCTCTCATTGGGctgttcatttaaaatgaagggcccAAATCGCAAAACCACAAAAGAAAGAGAACGAATGATGGCTTGCAGTGCAAGGGGTGACTGTTCttccaccccctttggccacaAGGGGAAGTTTGGCCACTCCCAAAGggtggtttgggggtggctgaactaCCCCAATGACCAAAGGAagtagttcggccaccccaacaaCTATCCCGTGCACTGCAAGCCACTTCTTGCTCTTTCTTAAGTTTTGtcgttcatttaaaattaacAGCCCATGTAAGAGCTAGTACACCATATTTCAATCCAGATAATGGtatactttatttttgttttccctctGAATTATTAGATACATTTTGTACACTCGTGTGCCTAGATGTAGCACGTCGGAGGTTCGTAGAAGAATCTCTTTCaccaatataaaaaattgtgataatcTTATATTCGTACAGGAGGACCTTGCAAAAATGGGTGTAATGATCCGCCATTACAACAAGAAGGAATTGAAGGGTTATGTGCGTGTATCTGTTGGGAAGCCTGAACACACAGATGCCTTGATGAAGTGCCTTACACGCCTGTCTTAATACTTTTAACTGTGCAGGTGCATCATTTTATTGAGcagatttcaaatttgaaattgcgACTTCTATACTGAATCTACATTTTTAAACCACAATATTTATTTGATTGTGGAAAGTGAACGATACCTTCTTTTTCTCGTTGAAGCTGAATGACACGTTTTTGTCTAGACATAACAACAGAGGC from Corylus avellana chromosome ca6, CavTom2PMs-1.0 includes the following:
- the LOC132184293 gene encoding histidinol-phosphate aminotransferase, chloroplastic-like, translating into MGVIDIYNASSLCFIKPNTSFQQLVVPQSQRPSCSIEGNRGRVVAMASIVPPMEHVNEGQQRLTGDSFIRPHLRKLSPYQPILPFEVLSSQLGRKPEEIIKLDANENPYGPPPEVFEALGSIKFPYVYPDPESRRLRAALAKDSGLESDYILAGCGADELIDLIMRCVLDPGDKIVDCPPTFTMYEFDAAVNGALVIKVPRKADFSLNVEQITDVIEREKPKCIFLTSPNNPDGSVIDDEALLKILELPILVVLDEAYIEFSGIESRMKWVKKHENLIVLRTFSKRAGLAGLRVGYGAFPLSIIEYLWRAKQPYNVSVAAEVSACAALENPTYLEKVKEALVQERVRLFNLLKEVPFLNPFPSYSNFILCEVASGIDAKKLKEDLAKMGVMIRHYNKKELKGYVRVSVGKPEHTDALMKCLTRLS